A stretch of the Arvicola amphibius chromosome 8, mArvAmp1.2, whole genome shotgun sequence genome encodes the following:
- the Lypd4 gene encoding ly6/PLAUR domain-containing protein 4 isoform X2, with product MGLQNLRSLQLLCLLEAISLLPWTGALLCYEATASAFRAVTLHNWKWLLLRSMVCNLKEGCEETIVYIETGNSRGIVSFKGCTSALSYPPQISYLVSPPGVSIASYSRVCRTYLCNNITNLEPFVRLKASEPKYTAPSAKYCPTCVGRHDQECLPNFVTTETCPFSASSCFSSTLKFQAGNLNTTFLIMGCTRESNKLLENFQHIGSIRVTEVVNILDKSETVGAGHCSQGPPWGILLCLLLIFRD from the exons ATGGGACTCCAGAATTTGAGATCTCTGCAGCTGCTCTGCCTCTTAGAGGCCATCTCTTTATTGCCTT GGACTGGAGCTCTTTTGTGCTATGAGGCGACAGCTTCGGCCTTCAGAGCTGTGACCCTTCATAACTGGAAGTGGCTTCTCTTGAGGAGCATGGTGTGTAACCTGAAAGAGGGTTGTGAGGAGACGATAGTGTACATTGAGACAG GGAACAGCAGGGGAATTGTGAGCTTTAAAGGCTGCACCTCAGCCTTATCTTATCCCCCACAAATCTCCTACCTCGTGTCTCCACCCGGAGTGTCCATCGCCTCCTACAGCAGGGTCTGCAGGACCTATCTCTGCAACAATATAACCAACTTGGAGCCCTTTGTGAGGCTGAAGGCCAGTGAGCCTAAGTACACAGCGCCTTCTGCCAAATACTGTCCAACCTGTGTGGGCAGGCATGACCAGGAGTGTCTTCCAAACTTTGTCACCACAGAGACCtgccccttctctgcctcttcgTGTTTCAGTTCCACCTTAAAGTTTCAGGCAG GGAATCTCAATACTACCTTCCTCATAATGGGCTGTACTCGTGAATCAAACAAGCTTTTAGAAAATTTTCAGCATATTGGAAGCATTAGAGTGACTGAGGTCGTCAACATCCTAGACAAGTCCGAGACTGTTGGTGCAGGGCACTGTAGTCAAGGTCCTCCGTGGGGCATCCTCTTATGCCTTCTGCTCATCTTCAGAGACTGA
- the Lypd4 gene encoding ly6/PLAUR domain-containing protein 4 isoform X1 has product MGLQNLRSLQLLCLLEAISLLPCMSSLLCYEATASAFRAVTLHNWKWLLLRSMVCNLKEGCEETIVYIETGNSRGIVSFKGCTSALSYPPQISYLVSPPGVSIASYSRVCRTYLCNNITNLEPFVRLKASEPKYTAPSAKYCPTCVGRHDQECLPNFVTTETCPFSASSCFSSTLKFQAGNLNTTFLIMGCTRESNKLLENFQHIGSIRVTEVVNILDKSETVGAGHCSQGPPWGILLCLLLIFRD; this is encoded by the exons ATGGGACTCCAGAATTTGAGATCTCTGCAGCTGCTCTGCCTCTTAGAGGCCATCTCTTTATTGCCTTGTATGTCCT CTCTTTTGTGCTATGAGGCGACAGCTTCGGCCTTCAGAGCTGTGACCCTTCATAACTGGAAGTGGCTTCTCTTGAGGAGCATGGTGTGTAACCTGAAAGAGGGTTGTGAGGAGACGATAGTGTACATTGAGACAG GGAACAGCAGGGGAATTGTGAGCTTTAAAGGCTGCACCTCAGCCTTATCTTATCCCCCACAAATCTCCTACCTCGTGTCTCCACCCGGAGTGTCCATCGCCTCCTACAGCAGGGTCTGCAGGACCTATCTCTGCAACAATATAACCAACTTGGAGCCCTTTGTGAGGCTGAAGGCCAGTGAGCCTAAGTACACAGCGCCTTCTGCCAAATACTGTCCAACCTGTGTGGGCAGGCATGACCAGGAGTGTCTTCCAAACTTTGTCACCACAGAGACCtgccccttctctgcctcttcgTGTTTCAGTTCCACCTTAAAGTTTCAGGCAG GGAATCTCAATACTACCTTCCTCATAATGGGCTGTACTCGTGAATCAAACAAGCTTTTAGAAAATTTTCAGCATATTGGAAGCATTAGAGTGACTGAGGTCGTCAACATCCTAGACAAGTCCGAGACTGTTGGTGCAGGGCACTGTAGTCAAGGTCCTCCGTGGGGCATCCTCTTATGCCTTCTGCTCATCTTCAGAGACTGA